A single window of Pseudomonadota bacterium DNA harbors:
- a CDS encoding DUF2237 domain-containing protein, whose translation MSDLNVLGEPLQPCSFDPLTGFFRDGCCKTNEDDFGTHIVCARVSADFLAFSRSRGNDLSTPRPEWRFPGLKPGDQWCLCVTRWVEAFEAGVAPPVVLESTHKRALQYVELADLIMHAWRPGAAS comes from the coding sequence TTGTCTGATCTGAACGTACTCGGCGAACCGCTGCAGCCCTGCTCCTTCGACCCGCTCACCGGGTTCTTCCGCGACGGCTGCTGCAAGACCAATGAAGACGACTTCGGCACGCACATCGTCTGTGCGCGGGTATCGGCCGATTTCCTCGCGTTCAGCCGATCGCGTGGAAACGACCTGTCCACCCCCCGGCCCGAGTGGCGGTTCCCCGGGCTCAAGCCGGGCGATCAGTGGTGTCTGTGCGTGACGCGCTGGGTCGAGGCCTTCGAGGCGGGCGTAGCCCCGCCTGTGGTGCTCGAGAGCACGCACAAGCGGGCGCTTCAGTACGTGGAGCTGGCCGATCTCATCATGCACGCATGGCGGCCAGGCGCCGCGTCCTGA